One region of Metallosphaera sedula DSM 5348 genomic DNA includes:
- a CDS encoding DUF1641 domain-containing protein, with translation MDERGVQTLDRVMAQLVESGEALEQFLRLVNALNRSGILPFLIGLAENLDVTLSTLTEQNTGLIKTLNVIYAALNGDEEVQDVSLTQILKEFNDPDVKRGLLLVLKILKAIGSASKQG, from the coding sequence ATGGATGAGAGAGGAGTTCAAACCCTTGACAGAGTAATGGCTCAGCTCGTCGAGAGCGGGGAGGCCCTTGAGCAGTTCCTGAGGCTAGTGAACGCTCTCAACAGGTCTGGGATCCTCCCCTTCCTGATCGGACTGGCGGAAAACCTAGACGTCACGCTCTCCACACTGACGGAACAGAACACTGGGCTAATCAAGACACTGAACGTGATATACGCTGCGCTTAACGGTGATGAGGAGGTGCAGGACGTGTCTCTCACCCAGATATTGAAGGAGTTTAACGACCCAGACGTTAAGAGAGGGCTATTGCTAGTGCTGAAGATACTTAAGGCGATAGGAAGTGCAAGTAAGCAAGGTTAA
- the fdhD gene encoding formate dehydrogenase accessory sulfurtransferase FdhD, whose product MQVSKVNLVKVKDGHTEIDEDFVAVEEPLEIVVCNGGCKTFAIVMRTPGNDQELSLGFLYSEGVIDSIEDVVKVKQELNRVEVYLRDVKKLESRQIVVNSSCGICGRALLYTLDILSTNATVSRDVILSLPEKLRERQSAFNVTGGLHAAGLFTREGELQYLYEDVGRHNAVDKVVGKLLMERKLPANSSVLQVSGRLGYEIVSKAIMAGIPVISGISAPTSYAVRIADNAGATLIGFVRGKSFNVYSHPERIS is encoded by the coding sequence GTGCAAGTAAGCAAGGTTAACCTAGTCAAGGTGAAAGACGGACATACGGAGATAGACGAGGACTTCGTGGCAGTTGAGGAACCCCTGGAGATAGTTGTCTGTAATGGTGGATGTAAAACCTTCGCAATAGTCATGAGAACACCTGGGAATGACCAAGAGCTTAGTCTGGGATTTCTCTACTCCGAGGGAGTTATTGATTCCATAGAAGATGTAGTGAAGGTAAAGCAGGAACTAAACAGGGTAGAGGTGTACCTAAGGGACGTGAAGAAACTTGAGTCCCGCCAGATAGTGGTTAACTCGAGCTGTGGGATATGCGGGAGAGCTCTCCTCTACACCTTGGACATCCTATCCACTAACGCTACTGTGAGCAGGGATGTGATCCTTTCGTTACCCGAGAAATTGAGAGAGAGACAGAGTGCCTTTAACGTGACAGGTGGTCTCCACGCTGCTGGACTTTTCACGAGGGAGGGGGAACTACAGTACCTCTATGAGGACGTGGGAAGGCATAACGCTGTGGACAAGGTTGTGGGGAAACTACTCATGGAGAGAAAATTACCGGCTAACTCCAGTGTTCTCCAGGTTAGCGGAAGACTTGGATATGAGATCGTGAGCAAGGCAATTATGGCCGGGATACCTGTAATAAGCGGAATATCTGCCCCCACTAGCTACGCAGTAAGGATAGCAGATAATGCGGGTGCAACACTGATAGGTTTCGTGAGGGGAAAAAGCTTTAACGTATACTCTCATCCAGAGAGAATATCTTAA
- a CDS encoding 4-hydroxyphenylacetate 3-hydroxylase family protein: MVVRTGEQYLQSISNRSKVEIYVMGREVKDVTKHPFLKPSVMSFKATFDAAWEEDTKELGRAWSPYLEEEINRFNHIHRSPDDLAAKVKLLRKLSHKTGACFQRCVGWDSLNTLHIVTTMMAKKGKTEVRDRFVEYLKYVQKNDLALAGAMTDAKGIRNLKPSQQPNKNAYLRITEVTKDGIYVSGAKANITGVAATEEMVVLPTRAMGPEDKDYAVAFAIPTDTEGVKIVVGRQLNDARRMEEGEIDGLPYFYNHEGLVIFDNVFVPMNRVFLAGEWEYTGTLVEIFSAYHRQGYGGCKAGLGDVIIGASADLAKQIGVDRASHVQDKLTEMIFLTETMYSAGIAASLNAVKMCDNCWWVNPMHANVTKHLVARFPSQIAQLSIDLAGGIVGTAPSEWDLKNPKLKEYISRYLQGAEDFTAEDRLRMVRLVENVSMGVAFQIESVHGAGSPAAQRIMFSRLYDLNFAQEVAKKLAGRKSEVKFTSKAEPWRESQSEAEAKEAGLKS, from the coding sequence ATGGTCGTCAGAACAGGGGAGCAATATCTCCAATCCATAAGTAACAGGTCAAAGGTGGAGATTTACGTAATGGGCAGGGAAGTCAAGGACGTGACTAAGCATCCCTTCCTTAAGCCTTCTGTAATGTCCTTTAAGGCTACATTTGACGCTGCTTGGGAAGAGGACACAAAGGAGTTAGGCAGGGCATGGAGTCCCTACCTAGAGGAGGAGATAAACAGGTTTAATCATATTCATAGATCACCGGATGATCTGGCTGCTAAGGTTAAGTTGCTGAGAAAGTTGAGCCATAAAACAGGGGCATGTTTCCAGAGATGCGTTGGTTGGGATTCCCTGAACACGCTTCACATTGTGACCACTATGATGGCCAAGAAGGGCAAAACCGAGGTGAGGGATAGATTTGTGGAATATCTCAAGTACGTTCAGAAGAATGACCTTGCCCTTGCTGGAGCCATGACTGACGCGAAGGGTATTAGGAACCTTAAACCAAGTCAGCAACCCAACAAGAACGCTTACCTCAGGATAACCGAGGTCACAAAGGATGGAATTTACGTGTCAGGTGCCAAGGCTAACATTACGGGAGTAGCGGCAACAGAAGAGATGGTCGTGCTACCCACTAGGGCAATGGGCCCGGAGGATAAGGATTACGCAGTTGCGTTCGCGATCCCGACAGATACCGAAGGGGTCAAGATAGTCGTGGGGAGGCAACTGAATGATGCGAGGAGAATGGAGGAGGGTGAGATAGACGGACTTCCCTACTTCTACAATCACGAGGGTCTAGTGATCTTCGATAACGTGTTCGTCCCCATGAACAGGGTTTTCTTGGCAGGTGAGTGGGAGTATACGGGAACCCTGGTTGAGATATTCTCTGCCTATCACAGGCAGGGTTATGGTGGATGTAAGGCCGGACTCGGAGACGTGATCATAGGGGCAAGTGCAGATCTAGCAAAGCAGATTGGAGTTGATAGGGCGTCCCACGTTCAGGATAAGCTCACTGAGATGATCTTCCTTACCGAGACCATGTACTCAGCTGGAATCGCTGCGAGCCTTAATGCCGTGAAAATGTGTGATAACTGCTGGTGGGTTAACCCCATGCACGCTAATGTCACGAAACACCTGGTTGCTAGGTTCCCATCCCAGATTGCACAGCTTTCCATAGACCTAGCAGGAGGAATTGTGGGAACAGCCCCCAGTGAATGGGACCTAAAGAACCCCAAACTCAAGGAGTACATATCCAGGTACCTCCAGGGAGCTGAGGACTTCACGGCCGAGGATAGGTTGAGGATGGTCAGGCTCGTGGAGAACGTGAGCATGGGTGTGGCTTTCCAGATAGAGTCTGTTCATGGAGCAGGAAGTCCCGCAGCGCAGAGAATAATGTTCTCCAGGTTGTATGACCTGAACTTTGCCCAGGAAGTAGCGAAGAAGTTAGCAGGGAGAAAGAGCGAAGTGAAGTTCACGAGTAAGGCCGAGCCCTGGAGAGAGAGTCAGTCTGAGGCAGAGGCTAAGGAGGCCGGTCTCAAGAGTTAA
- the treH1 gene encoding alpha,alpha-trehalase TreH1: MLGFISNQITSAIIDGTSVVWFPVPKFDSPSIFSKLVDERGGEFSVVPGKVTYMAQEYRDPMVLTTYVETDQGKMVIQDLIPIGETIIIRRVESEFPFRVVFNPIFHYGLYRPVPDGNRRINPRGRDCVAFLYEYDGEVEMESDDVWKFSSGKGYLVANYSSDAKHGPLSERTSHLSLDFSRPFEKTVEYWRRSLPKSRIYLEDLYTTSLAVLLGSIYAPSGGPVASPTTSLPEVIGGSRNWDYRFAWVRDSSIIAESLLDADYVVKARDIINFLLSLINFSSKPFFYPLYTVEGTIPPPERKLPWLSGFRGSRPVTVGNGASTQVQLDVEGFFMATLYKYFEKTGDRVYIYDALEKIFYLADWEAENWRMKDSGIWEDRGEPQHYIHSKVMMWVAMDRAGKIASTLGMQDRWKDAREELRSWILEQSGEYFPRYPGSDQVDASILSAPLYDFVDVNDKVFLNTLRRVERDLVKDGFVKRYVSDFMGEAKHPFLLTTLWLARIYIRLGETGKARDLLERLDRVSGSLHLLGEHLDTSTLEFTGNFPQVFVHAQVVSALKELERFQ; this comes from the coding sequence GTGTTAGGCTTCATTTCCAATCAAATAACATCCGCTATCATTGACGGCACATCGGTTGTCTGGTTTCCAGTTCCCAAGTTCGACTCTCCCTCAATCTTCTCCAAGTTGGTTGATGAAAGGGGAGGGGAATTCTCCGTGGTGCCGGGAAAGGTAACTTACATGGCTCAGGAATACAGGGACCCAATGGTTCTCACAACTTACGTGGAAACAGACCAGGGAAAGATGGTTATCCAAGACCTTATTCCCATAGGGGAGACCATTATTATAAGGAGGGTGGAGAGCGAGTTTCCCTTCAGGGTTGTGTTCAATCCAATATTCCATTATGGTCTCTACAGACCAGTTCCCGATGGCAATAGGAGAATCAATCCAAGGGGGAGGGACTGTGTGGCGTTTCTTTATGAGTATGATGGAGAAGTGGAGATGGAGAGCGACGATGTCTGGAAATTCTCAAGCGGAAAGGGATATCTCGTAGCTAATTACTCATCAGATGCCAAGCACGGTCCATTGAGCGAGAGGACCTCCCACCTATCCCTTGACTTCTCCAGACCCTTTGAGAAGACCGTTGAGTACTGGAGAAGGTCCCTACCCAAGTCCAGGATATACCTAGAGGATTTATACACCACTTCACTTGCAGTTCTCCTGGGATCCATCTACGCCCCTTCGGGAGGTCCAGTGGCTTCCCCCACAACCTCCCTACCAGAGGTGATAGGTGGGTCCAGGAACTGGGACTACCGTTTTGCGTGGGTAAGGGACTCCTCTATTATCGCCGAGTCCCTCCTAGACGCGGATTACGTGGTGAAGGCCAGGGACATAATTAACTTCTTGCTCTCCCTGATTAACTTCTCGTCGAAACCTTTCTTCTACCCCCTCTACACGGTGGAGGGAACTATCCCACCTCCAGAGAGGAAACTTCCCTGGCTCTCAGGTTTCAGGGGATCTAGACCGGTTACGGTGGGAAACGGGGCGTCAACTCAGGTTCAGCTCGACGTCGAGGGATTTTTCATGGCAACGCTCTACAAGTACTTTGAGAAGACGGGAGATAGGGTATACATTTACGATGCCCTCGAGAAGATTTTCTATCTCGCTGACTGGGAGGCAGAGAACTGGAGAATGAAGGACTCAGGGATATGGGAAGATAGGGGAGAGCCTCAGCACTACATTCACTCTAAGGTGATGATGTGGGTTGCCATGGACAGGGCTGGGAAGATCGCGAGTACCCTAGGCATGCAGGATCGATGGAAGGACGCTAGGGAGGAGCTGAGGTCCTGGATTCTTGAACAGTCAGGAGAGTACTTTCCTAGATATCCAGGAAGTGACCAGGTTGACGCCTCGATCCTCTCGGCACCCCTTTACGATTTCGTTGACGTTAACGATAAGGTATTTCTAAATACCCTACGCAGGGTAGAGAGGGATCTGGTTAAGGACGGATTCGTCAAGAGATATGTTTCGGACTTCATGGGAGAGGCGAAACATCCCTTCCTCCTCACCACGCTTTGGCTGGCAAGGATTTACATAAGGTTAGGCGAAACAGGGAAGGCCAGGGATCTCCTGGAGAGGTTAGACAGGGTCTCCGGCAGCCTTCACCTCCTAGGAGAGCATCTGGACACCTCCACCCTAGAGTTCACCGGTAACTTCCCCCAGGTTTTCGTTCACGCACAGGTTGTTTCGGCACTCAAGGAACTGGAACGATTTCAGTGA
- a CDS encoding NAD(P)/FAD-dependent oxidoreductase — protein MKFLILGAGYAGLTVAHKLRRYLNDEITVISESRVVRENTIFPLLLTDEVKVEETEFDAKVAMERKGVNFVEGRVTQILPESREAKTDKGTFDYDYLFLALGGGYEENFRRIPGHENAVMHHTLDGFLKLKEMLWNTEGNVFVGNAPGSPIEGPSYQVALIAEYILRRRGVKGKVYLATQSPKGVFGPIPLDWVHEKANSYFERRGISVLKGKAVKEIKRGKVVLSDGQEVEADVISVLPSLSAPKVVRDAGLAGNSGFVEVKLPSFRKDDRIFALGDLAQTPFPRTARAAMISAENAVSSVLREVKGLELPMYSLGVLCVMEGGDDGGILRFDTNGKEVKTTLAFGKSYVTIKKLYSKLLVKRAFDVPYHGALTVEIRYNFSP, from the coding sequence ATGAAATTCTTAATACTTGGAGCAGGGTATGCAGGACTTACCGTGGCTCATAAGTTGAGGAGGTACCTCAATGACGAGATAACCGTTATCTCTGAGTCTAGGGTGGTGAGAGAAAACACAATTTTCCCGCTTCTCCTCACGGACGAGGTGAAGGTCGAGGAAACTGAATTTGACGCCAAGGTAGCCATGGAGAGGAAGGGAGTGAACTTCGTGGAGGGTAGGGTGACGCAGATCCTGCCTGAGAGCAGGGAGGCCAAGACGGACAAGGGAACCTTTGACTATGACTATCTCTTCCTAGCCCTCGGTGGAGGATATGAGGAGAACTTCAGGAGGATACCTGGACATGAGAACGCAGTCATGCATCACACCCTGGATGGATTCCTCAAGCTTAAGGAAATGCTGTGGAACACTGAGGGGAACGTGTTCGTAGGTAACGCGCCAGGGAGTCCCATAGAGGGTCCCTCGTATCAGGTCGCCCTCATAGCTGAGTACATTCTTAGGAGGAGAGGGGTGAAGGGGAAGGTTTACCTGGCTACGCAAAGTCCCAAGGGTGTCTTTGGCCCAATTCCCTTGGACTGGGTTCACGAGAAGGCCAACTCATACTTCGAGAGGAGGGGTATAAGCGTCCTCAAGGGTAAAGCCGTAAAGGAGATTAAGAGAGGGAAAGTAGTCTTGAGCGACGGCCAAGAAGTGGAGGCTGATGTGATCTCCGTGCTTCCCTCACTCTCTGCGCCAAAGGTGGTTAGAGATGCTGGACTTGCGGGAAATTCAGGTTTCGTTGAGGTGAAGTTACCAAGTTTTAGGAAGGATGACAGGATATTTGCCCTAGGAGACCTGGCCCAGACTCCCTTCCCTAGGACAGCTAGGGCAGCAATGATCTCCGCAGAGAATGCAGTCTCGTCAGTGTTAAGGGAGGTCAAGGGACTGGAGTTGCCCATGTACTCCCTAGGTGTTCTATGCGTGATGGAGGGAGGAGATGACGGTGGAATTCTTAGATTCGATACGAATGGGAAAGAGGTGAAAACCACGCTAGCCTTTGGAAAGAGTTACGTCACCATCAAGAAACTCTACAGTAAACTTCTAGTCAAGAGGGCCTTTGATGTTCCCTATCACGGAGCGCTAACAGTTGAAATACGCTACAACTTCTCTCCTTAA